Genomic segment of Panicum virgatum strain AP13 chromosome 2K, P.virgatum_v5, whole genome shotgun sequence:
ACAGTACCTGCAGACCCTCGATTTAAGTGGAGCTAAAGTAACAGAACTGCCAGGAAGTATTGTTCATCTCAAGCGGCTGATGTGTCTTGTTGGGTACCAACTCATCATGCCAGATGGGTTTGGTAACATGGAATGCCTTCAGGAGTTAGGGAATCTTGATGGCTGCAACTGTTCCATAAGTTTTGGGGAAGATCTAGCACTTCTGAGCAAGTTAAGGGTGCTCCGAGTGACGTTCATGTGGGGCAGCACAACTGATCTGAGAACCAGAAGGGAATCTTTGTTGTCATCCCTCTGCAAACTTGGAGGAAACAGCCTTCGCTGTGTCTACATTTATGACAACGTTGGCGGTGGAGATTGTTTTGTGGATTCATGGTACCCTCCTCCATGCCGCCTCCAAAAGTTTATTCATATCAGTAAATACTTGGGGTTTCCAAAGTGGATTAATTCCTGTCTCTGTGATCTCACATACTTGGATATACTTGTTCAAAAGATGGAGAAGGAATATCTACGTATTCTTGAAGATTTGCCTGCCATTCGTTTCCTATACCTTGACGTGAAGCAAGTCTCAGATGATGGACTCTTCATCAGTCAAGGCGCATTCCCATGTCTAACATGCTTCCAATTCTATAATATCGATGGACCTAGTTTAGTATTTGAAGGAGGCATGCCAATGCTAGAATGGCTTAGGCTCGGATTCGACGCAGACAAAGCACAATCAACATACGGCAGTTTAGACGTTGGCATTGGGCACCTCTCATCTGTCAGACGTATCGGTCTCACCGTCCGAATGATATCTGAAGGTCAAAATGATCCGGTGGAGAAGGCCGTCAAATCTATCATCAATGGCCAAGTACAGATGCTTCCCAACTGTCCCACAGTTGACATCGGATTTAGTAGACGAAGACGAAGTCTGCCGGCAGGCAGAGAAAGGCCATGAAGAAGATGCAATTACGTCTTGTGGTATGTGTACTGTACTATGTCTATGTTGCTTCTGTGGTTTGTGATTGTTGCCAAACAGGGAAGATTGTGTTGCGTTTAGGTTAGCGGAGACATTGTCCTAGCGGAGAAAACAGACAACCACTAGTAGACAAGTTGATTAAAAGGATAGCGAGTTGAAGAGTGAAATTGTTGTCGCATAGGCTGTGTTTGGTCGGGTCTTTTTCTCTTCAGACTGCTTCCTGAATTGGTTGGTTCAGCACATTTCGAGAATCTGCATGTCCGGCAAATGATAATCTCAATGCTTTTGTGCAGAATTCTGTATGTTTCTTGGATTACTTGGGCTCAATTATTTATGATGTTCTGCTTATCCCGGCACTCGAACTGCGCAGCAACGTGAAGCTCCTCAAGACCTCCCTGAAGTCCCAGAGAAAGTGCAGTTACAGAAATCCATCTTGTGACTTCAAAGTACAGAATGAAGGCAAAGAGCTGGATTTCCCCTTTTCTGAAGAAGCTTGCTCCATCTGTCCGGAGCCATGTTATGAATCAAGCCTTCAATTCGGGCTGCTGCAAATTTGCAGTTCATTTTCCTGACGCCTAACAGCGAGTGCAGTGCTACCAAAAGTGTTAGTTTTGACAACTCCAAGATTTAGCTCTCGATGGCATCGGCGCCGTCCTTGTTGTACGCCGTGGCATCGGCGCATCTCCCACGGTCTACGGAGACAGAGAGCGCGTCCACGCCgtccgccgccatggcctccatgGTCATGACGATCTCGGAGCTGTAGCACCCGCGGGTCGTGGCCCGGGCGCCAGAGACCTTAACGGCGTCCTTGAACACTCCTGCCCCGCTGTCCGTTCTCGCCGGCTCCGACGGCCGCGCATCTCCCGCACGGTACGAGCACAATGCCCAGCAGTACGCCTCAAACCCTAGGATTATCTCTTCCCTCCTCCGTTCCGCGGGAGATGCAGGGGTGCCGTGCAGCCAGGCTACCGGATCCACGGCGCTCGTTTGCGGCAAAAAGAATCTGAATAAAAGACGTCTCAGATTTCAGCCATGAAACTGATGGATGCTTCAGACATTAAAAATTGGCAAACTGAAGCCAACGCGTCATCTAAAAGATGCATCTGTTACAAATTGTAATACTGTTCTTAATCTTCTTCAGTTTACCTGATGAAGAAGATTAACACATCGATCGATCTAATGCCTCCAACCTCCATGCTAGATGTTGGCAAATTCTTGCATTGGTACTGTTCTGCATCCATGGGGAATGCATGGATGTCCTGACCCTGATGAAACTCTATAAAGCCTGGAAAAAGGACTGGCCATGGAGCCAgcatgaagtactgaaaactcTGGACCCGTCGATTATTTTGGAGAGAGAACGTCGTCGCGAACGGCAGCCACAAGAGCCCCACATTGCGTCCAAGAAAAAAAGAGCAGATCGAATTggccagctgctgctgctgctcgacaTAAAAACAAAAGAGAATGAGAAAGCGAGATCTTTCTGAAGAAATCTGATGGTAGCTGGCCTGGGTGCATGAGCATGACTCCACCCTTTCTCCAGCTTGACCAGACGACCGAAGGAttttattcttttgaaaattACCGAAGGATTTTATAGACAAACCACTTCCAAGCATATAACTTGAGTCCTTCCTCAGGCAACGTTAGTGGCAATGATGTTCATTAGTTCCTTAAATAAATCGCAGGAAGCTGCATACAGCTGCAATGTCATGACTGGGAAGCACCTTTGGGCATCTGAAAACAGATATTCCTATTCAGGAATAAGGTTTCTTTGGGTGTCGGAAACAAAAAGGCtgttctttctctttctctctttattATTTAACAAAAATGgtgttctttctttctttctttcaccAGGTGGTCGATTTGGTTCGCTGACGGATTCATTTTTCTTTCTACAGTGTAAAACAGCATCCAGTTTCTGTGAGTCAGTCGGTTGGATGTCATTGTTTGGTTACTACGCTTGTCGCACACACATTGATTTTTTTCGCGAACGTGCCTGAGCACACGCACTGACTTGGATCGatcaatgtaatttttttttccctctctcGTCTTAAATCCTCAAGTCCTCAGTCATCATGAGGTAATTAAGTTAGACCCACACATGGCGATTCGAGCCTTCTCAAGGCTTGATACAGTACCACTAGTGATCCGCGCCAATCATTTTCTTTTACCAAACCCAGAATTAACAGATGGGTCGGTTGTTCTTcgccaaaaagaaaagaaaagaaaagaaaaggcaaaacaAATGGGTTGGTGAACGTGGCGATCGATCGACTGGCGAGTCAACAAGCGAACGGCTAGCTGGTCGTTGGCCGAGCACATCGAGCTGCCGCGTTCACGTATACTAGTACATTCAGTTGTCTCTTCTTCTGAATGTTTTCTGGCTCTGCAACGATattccattccattccattcTATCTGAACTTCTAAAGTCTGATCGAAGAGGATATATGACAGATGCCAGAAGGTCGGTCGTCAGGACGACCTTCCAACCACCGCTGATGATGGAGAAGAATGGCAGCACcatacatacatgcatgcatgccacgCTGGCGGTGTTGGCCAACTCGGCTCGACGCGCATGCAAGCTGGACTAACAGCCAGCAcgtcctcctccaccagccatCCCCGTCAGCTATATAAACTCCGGCCACCCTCCAGCATATGGTTGTCACGGCGGCTCCTCCGTCGATCCAGCAGCTCTCTCGCGCGCGCTCCAATCATCAGGCGGCCGCCGCTAGCTGCCTCCATTTCTTCTTCGTTCCGCCGATCGAGGGACATTGGCAGGCAGGCATGTGGTGAGAATGATTGGGAGGGCTAGAAGATTGGTTGGTTGGTTAGAGCTGCAGAGCATCATGTGGCGGCCGTCAACTGATGGTCGTCTAAGTATAGGCATCAGCTGGTGCGCCTAGGCAGGCGTCGCCTCTCCTGCAGGCGCGCCGGCcctccgcgcgcgcgcgtcCGTCCCGCGCCTGCCCAACTTTATCCTCCCCTCCCCGAGCCCCACAAACACCTCCGGCCGGCGCGCGGTGGTGGCGCAAACGCTTGCCACCACCCTCTCCCGGTCCGGTCCCCATGGCGCGGGCCtggacgacgatggcggccTCCACCGCCCTCCAGCTGGCGCTGCTGCTCGTCGCGTTGGCGGGGGCGTCGGGCATCCGGGTCGACGTCATCCGCCTCCCCTCGGCGCCGGCGTTCCGCGAGGCCCCCGCGTTCCGGAACGGCGACGAGTGCCCGCCGCGGGGCTCCCCGGAGGGCCGCGTCGACGTCGCCATGACGCTGGACGCCAACTACCTGCGCGGCACCATGGCGGCCGTCTTCTCCATCCTGCAGCACACGGCGTGCCCGGAGAACGTCGCGTTCCACttcctcgcggcggcgcgccggcgccgggacgACGGGCCGGACCCGGACCCGCTGGCGGCGATCCGCGCCACCTTCCCGTACCTGGACCCCACCGTGCACCGCTTCGACCCGTCGCGGGTGCGGGGCCGCATCTCCCGCTCCGTGCGCCACGCGCTGGACCAGCCGCTCAACTACGCCCGCATCTACCTCGCCGACACGCTCCCCGCCGACGTGCGCCGGGTCATCTACCTCGACTCCGACGTCGTGGTCGTCGACGACGTCCGCAAGCTCTGGTCCGTGGACCTGGGCGGCCACGTCGTGGCGGCGCCCGAGTACTGCCACGCCAACTTCACCAAGTACTTCACCGACGCCTTCTGGTCGGACCCGGAGCTCAGCGCCACcttccgcggccgccggccctgCTACTTCAACACGGGCGTGATGGTGATGGACGTGGCCAGGTGGCGCCTCGGCGGCTACACCCGGCGGGTGGAGGAGTGGATGGCGGTGCAGAAGCGGAAGCGGATCTACCACCTGGGCTCGCTGCCGCCGTTCCTGCTCGTGCTCGCCGGCGACATCAAGGCCGTGGACCACCGGTGGAACCAGCACGGGCTCGGCGGCGACAACATGGAGGGCAGGTGCCGGAGCCTGCACCCGGGGCCCATCAGCCTGCTGCACTGGAGCGGCAAGGGCAAgccgtggctgcgcctcgactcCAGGAAGCCCTGCACCGTCGACTACCTCTGGGCGCCCTACGACCTCTACAAGGCTGCGGCGACCTCGCTCGAGGAGTGATCGATCGAGTCCAGAAATGGTGGCGCGCGCGGCAAGCGATCGATCGAGCTAGCAGATGGGATGGGAGCGTGTCGAGTCATCCGGAGGGCAGACGACGGCCGCGCCGatcgagggggagagagaggaagctaGCACCTAccagagatgatgatgatgatgagcagTGCTCAACTAGCGCATGCGCATGCAATGCAACGAACTCCTGCACACTTGGGTTGGGTCTCGTCTCGATCGAGGTGTGCTTGCGTGCGATGCAATGCCAGTGCGGCGAAATCCTATCCGAGTCGGGGTGTGGATGGAAGAAGGGGGGAGCTggccggaggaagaagatgatccGATCCGAGGGTGATGATCGACGCGATTGCCGAGTAGGAGGGGATCGATGAGCAAGGCCTCCTGTTTTGGGTTCTCACGTACGGACACAATTCGATCGATCGGTCTGCCCTTGGTTGGACTACTCGTCGTGTTTGTATAGGTCATGTGGTCAGTGGGGCTGGGGTGTTTGTAAAGAGATTAGGGGTGGTGCAGTGGGAGAATACACTAACAAAAGCATGTTGTATGTTTGCGTGTACTATactgaacacacacacacacacacaaaacagAGAAATCAAACGACGATTCATGTGTTGTATGCTTGAAAGGACGAATCGCCTTATTAGTTGGACAATTCACGAACACAAATGCAGATACAAAT
This window contains:
- the LOC120694695 gene encoding probable galacturonosyltransferase-like 4, translated to MARAWTTMAASTALQLALLLVALAGASGIRVDVIRLPSAPAFREAPAFRNGDECPPRGSPEGRVDVAMTLDANYLRGTMAAVFSILQHTACPENVAFHFLAAARRRRDDGPDPDPLAAIRATFPYLDPTVHRFDPSRVRGRISRSVRHALDQPLNYARIYLADTLPADVRRVIYLDSDVVVVDDVRKLWSVDLGGHVVAAPEYCHANFTKYFTDAFWSDPELSATFRGRRPCYFNTGVMVMDVARWRLGGYTRRVEEWMAVQKRKRIYHLGSLPPFLLVLAGDIKAVDHRWNQHGLGGDNMEGRCRSLHPGPISLLHWSGKGKPWLRLDSRKPCTVDYLWAPYDLYKAAATSLEE
- the LOC120694694 gene encoding disease resistance protein RGA5-like, whose translation is MNAVEEGCRVHDIVLNFLISRSAEENFVTMLDNQGLPSSDRRIRRLSVWYNTVHAVAVFRGTMNLSHLRSISICNVGGWTMPPVLDLPVLRVLDLEEYDDSWIVDHDGFFSLFHLRHLMFSRGMLPAQIGYQNFYPDCILSLFHLRYLRFGGGRGVMLPAQIGNLQYLQTLDLSGAKVTELPGSIVHLKRLMCLVGYQLIMPDGFGNMECLQELGNLDGCNCSISFGEDLALLSKLRVLRVTFMWGSTTDLRTRRESLLSSLCKLGGNSLRCVYIYDNVGGGDCFVDSWYPPPCRLQKFIHISKYLGFPKWINSCLCDLTYLDILVQKMEKEYLRILEDLPAIRFLYLDVKQVSDDGLFISQGAFPCLTCFQFYNIDGPSLVFEGGMPMLEWLRLGFDADKAQSTYGSLDVGIGHLSSVRRIGLTVRMISEGQNDPVEKAVKSIINGQVQMLPNCPTVDIGFSRRRRSLPAGRERP